In Plasmodium reichenowi strain SY57 chromosome 5, whole genome shotgun sequence, the following proteins share a genomic window:
- a CDS encoding hypothetical protein (conserved Plasmodium protein, unknown function), producing MAKLERKKFEARKKDGKLRTRKTGFSKFSYQANNRGKLFKFTPQKKKVDVRKHIFKQYGRSNLSMMNRKFTKRGGNSFFSKNKRKLANKFQDKSFGNSNGNTTFTRKFKSANFRKRRTTFRNNKKRNVFFRKNQNLHDKIGKLTSKDLDDELDKYMGSSNVKTRLDNDLDSYFKNNDVTQGDMNKGFNKVAE from the exons ATGGCAAAATtggaaagaaaaaaatttgaaGCAAGGAAAAAAGATGGAAAATTAAGAACACGTAAAACAGGATTTTCAAAATTTTCTTATCAAGCAAATAATAGAG gtaaattatttaaatttacacctcaaaaaaaaaaagtagaTGTAAGgaaacatatttttaaacaaTATGGACGTAGTAATTTATCCATGATGAATAGAAAATTTACGAAACGGGGTGgaaattcttttttttcaaaaaacaaaagaaaacTTGCCAATAAATTTCAAGACAAATCATTTGGTAATAGCAATGGAAATACGACCTTTACCAGAAAATTCAAGAGTGCTAATTTTAGAAAGAGAAGAACGACAtttagaaataataaaaaaagaaatgtcttttttagaaaaaatcaaaatCTACATGACAAAATAGGAAAATTAACATCTAAGGATTTG GATGATGAAttagataaatatatggGATCTAGCAATGTAAAAACAAGATTGGATAATGATTTAGACTCATactttaaaaataatgatgtaACACAAGGAGATATGAATAAAGGTTTTAATAAAGTAGCagaataa